Genomic window (Chitinophagales bacterium):
CGATTTACTGACACTGAACATTGCGAATAACCTAAACCTTGAATTGACAATTAAAGAAACTTCTTCAACTCAAAAGGCTTGGGAAAATGTAAAACAACTTCTTGACAACGGAAAAGTAGTAGGACTTAAATTGGACTGTTATCATTTAGAATATTTTTCAAACCCATTTCATTTTGCAGGACACTATGCAGCAATTTATGGCTACGACAACGAAACTGCATTTTTGATAGACACGAAACAACAAGGCGGACAAGTTAAAACAAGTTTGAAAAGTTTAGCATTAGCACGAAACGAAAAAGGACCAATGTCCTCAAAAAACTTGTTTTACACACTAAAAAAGACAGACAAAAAGTATGAATTAAAAAAGGCTATTGTTACAGCAATTCGGAACAATGCGACTGATTATATAAATCCGCCAATCAACAATATTGGTTATAAAGGAATTTTAAAAACAAGTAAAGAAATTCTAAAATGGTTCGACACAAGTAAAGACATTAAAAGCGAATTTGAAGCAAGTGCAATGATTATGGAGAGAGCAGGCACAGGCGGTGCATTATTTAGAAATTTGTATAGAGATTTTTTAAAAGAGAGCTACGACATTTTAAAACTCGATAAACTTAAACAAGCACCCACGGAATTTATTGAAATTGCAAACTTGTGGACAGAAATTTCAAATCTGTTTTTACAAGTGAGCAAGACCAAAGACAGAAAA
Coding sequences:
- a CDS encoding BtrH N-terminal domain-containing protein: MKIENLKPFEGQHCETTATGTLLRQLDIELSEPMLFGLGQGLGFIFWNMKTMDFPFIGGRIKTDLLTLNIANNLNLELTIKETSSTQKAWENVKQLLDNGKVVGLKLDCYHLEYFSNPFHFAGHYAAIYGYDNETAFLIDTKQQGGQVKTSLKSLALARNEKGPMSSKNLFYTLKKTDKKYELKKAIVTAIRNNATDYINPPINNIGYKGILKTSKEILKWFDTSKDIKSEFEASAMIMERAGTGGALFRNLYRDFLKESYDILKLDKLKQAPTEFIEIANLWTEISNLFLQVSKTKDRKYIEQASDILKRLSIIEKNAMEKLAEI